The genomic interval GTGCTCAGGGTTATTCACCAGCACCAGGTGCGCCAGCCGCCCTGCGGGGCAGGCAGCCTGCGACAGATCGTAGTCACACCAGACATCACCGTTGATCACCAAAAAAGGACCAGAGCCCAACAGGGGCAAGGCATTGAATATGCCACCACCGGTTTCGAGGGCTCCCGGGGGCTCAGGGGAGAAGAGAATCTCGACCCCCCAGCACTCGCCCGTACCGAGAAATGTCTCGACCTGATCACCTAGGTGGGAATGATTCACCACGATACGGCGGATACCGGCAGCGGCCAGTGCGGCAATGTGATACTCAATCAGGGGCTTGCCCGCCACAGGCAACAGCGGCTTGGGTATATGGTCGGTAAGAGGGCGCATACGCTCTCCCCGACCTGCGGCCAGAATCATGGCACTTAGGGGCTTCTCTTTCATGTTCGGAATAGTAGCGGTATAGATGCCGGATAACAAAAAAGCCACACCCTTATGGGTACGGCTTTTCCGGTTCAGTGCGATGATCCTGGAGCCACCCCCGGCGAGGGTGAAATGACACCTGGAGCGAACTCATTCACGCTCAACTCAGGGACATGCTCTTCGCGAACAAGCTCACTCCTACAGCGGGTTATGAGATTATTATGCCCTGGTCACTTCAATAAATAGGCTGGGTTACCGCCTCATTGACGAGAAGAACTCCTCGTTGGTCTTGGTCACCTTCAGTTTGTCGAAGAGAAATTCCATTGCAGCCAACTCATCCATTGGGTGGAGGATCTTGCGCAAAATCCACATCTTCTGCAGCTCATCCTGCTTCATCAGCAGATCTTCGCGGCGAGTGCCGGAGCGGTTGATGTTAATTGCAGGGAAAATCCGTTTCTCGGCAATGCGGCGATCCAAATGAATCTCCATATTGCCGGTGCCCTTGAACTCCTCATAGATCACATCATCCATGCGTGAGCCGGTCTCAACCAAGGCGGTGGCGATAATCGTCAGGCTACCGCCCTCCTCTACATTACGCGCCGCACCAAAGAAACGTTTGGGACGGTGCAGAGCATTAGCGTCAACACCACCGGTCAACACTTTGCCGGACGAGGGGATAACGGTATTGTAGGCGCGGGCCAGACGGGTGATGGAGTCAAGCAGAATCACCACGTCCTTGTTATGCTCAACCAGACGCTTGGCCTTCTCAATCACCATATCAGCCACCTGGACATGGCGAGCTGCGGGCTCATCGAAGGTTGAAGATATCACCTCTCCACGCACCGAACGAGCCATCTCCGTCACCTCTTCAGGACGCTCATCAATAAGCAGAACAATCAGGTAACACTCAGGATGGTTGTGACCAATGGACTGAGCAATGTTCTGCATCAGCATTGTCTTACCCGCTTTCGGCGGAGAAACGATCAATCCACGCTGTCCCTTACCGATGGGCGCACACAACTCGATGGTACGCGCAGTAATATCCTCGGTACTTCCGTTACCCTTCTCCAGGGTGAATTTTTGATTGGCAAACAGCGGAGTGAAATTCTCAAACAGGATCTTGTGCTTGGCGTTCTCCGGTTTATCGTAGTTGATCTCATCAACCTTAAGGAGGGCGAAGTAGCGTTCACTCTCCTTGGGCGGGCGAATCTTACCGGAGATGGTATCGCCTGTACGCAAACTGAAGCGCCGGATCTGACTGGGCGAGACATAAATATCGTCCGGCCCGGCGAGATAGGAAGCATCCGCCGAACGCAGAAAACCGAAACCATCCTGCAGTATCTCCAATACACCATCACCATGGATATCCTCACCCTTCTTGGCGTGGGACTTAAGGATGGCAAAGATCAGATCCTGCTTACGGGAACGCGCCATATTATCCAGTTTCATGGACCTGGCCAGTTCGGTCAGTTCGGCAACGGGTATTTTCTTAAGTTCGGTGAGGTTCATAGTTTAATTTCGGCGTGGTTTATGTAGGTTATGAAACAGACAGGAGATGTCCGTGTGAAAGGTGGAGTTGTATGTAGGTTGATCGTAAGGAGGCGACCAGGATTGGTGTTAATCTGCTCACGGGATGCGGTGTTAGAAAATACTAGCACCATCCCAGAGCATGTCCAGGGTTTTTATGACCTGTACTTATAGGTTGCTATCGATAAAAGCAATCAGCTGCGATTTGGATACAGCGCCCACTTTAGTTGCCTCAACCTCACCATCTTTAAATAACATCAGGGTGGGGATGCCACGAATACCATAGCGGGGGGGCGTATTGGGGTTGTCATCTATATTCAGCTTAGCGATCTTGACCCGGTCGCTGTACTCGCCTGCAATCTCATCAAGTACCGGTGCAATCATCTTGCAAGGACCACACCACTCAGCCCAATAGTCGACCAATACCGGCTGGTCAGCCTGAAGCACTTCCGCTTCGAATGAATCATCGGTCACATGAACAATCTGTTCACTCACTAGTAGTTCTCCAAAAAATAATCTGTTGGGTTATCTCACCGGGATGTGCGGAATCGCACCGGCGTTTTTAAATTCTGTTATCACAAGGACACGTTTGAATTATTTCTTCATGTTTGGCCACTAAGGCCTAGTGGGTGTATTTGATATCAATATTTTCCCTATTTCAAGTCCAAACTGCCTCTAAATTGCTGTATGGTAACATCCCATGACTGAAAAACACTTAACCGACATACGATTTGACAGCTTTGACTTTCCAAAAGAACTAGCTCAAGGCGTTGAAGATACAGGATTTTCTTTTTGCACCCCGATCCAGGCAGAGACTATTCCTATCGCCCTCGACGGTCGTGATGTCGCCGGTCAGGCGCAGACGGGAACAGGCAAAACAGCCGCCTTTTTGCTCGCCACATACCACAATTTGCTGACAAAACCGGACTCCGAAGGGCGAAAACTGAACCAGCCAAGGGCTCTTATCCTCGCTCCGACCCGTGAACTGGCTATACAGATTCATAAAGATGCAGAGGTACTCGGACGACATACCGGCCTAAAACTTGGTCTGGTTTTCGGTGGCACAGGTTATGAGCAGCAGCGTCAGCAGCTGCAGGATGGCGTTGACATCCTCATCGGCACCCCCGGCCGCATGATCGACTACTTCAAGCAGCATGTATTCAACCTGAAGGCAGCCCAAGTGGTGGTGCTGGATGAGGCGGACCGCATGCTTGACCTCGGATTTATCAAAGATATCCGCTACCTGCTGCGCCGCTGCCCCGACCCGGTCAAGCGGCTTGGCCTGCTCTTCTCCGCCACCCTATCCTATCGGGTACTTGAGCTCGCCTATGAGCACATGAACAATCCCGAGTCAGTGAAAATTGAAACTGAAAAGGTGACAGCGGACAAGGTCACCCAGACCTGTTACATGACCGCCAACAACGAAAAGATTTCATTGCTCATCGGCCTACTGCGGAAGATGGATGCTCACCGCTCCATCATCTTCGTCAACACCAAGCGGGGGTGCGACCTGGTATGGGGGTTCCTTGAGGGTAACGGATTCAAAGCTGCGGTGCTCTCAGGCGATGTACCCCAGAAAAAGCGCATGAGCCTGCTGACCCAGTTTCAGAACGGTGAGCTGGCCATTCTGGTGGCCACCGATGTAGCGGCCCGCGGCTTGCACATCCCCGATGTCTCCCACATCTTTAACTTCGACCTGCCGGAAGATGCTGAGGATTATGTCCACCGCATCGGTCGCACCGCCAGGGCGGGGGCCAGCGGTGACGCTATCAGCTTCGCCTGCGAAACCCACTCTTTCGCCCTGCCGGATATCGAAACCTATATCGGCCACCGCATGCCAATGCAGCCGGTAACCGATGAGCTA from Candidatus Sedimenticola sp. (ex Thyasira tokunagai) carries:
- a CDS encoding nucleotidyltransferase family protein, whose translation is MKEKPLSAMILAAGRGERMRPLTDHIPKPLLPVAGKPLIEYHIAALAAAGIRRIVVNHSHLGDQVETFLGTGECWGVEILFSPEPPGALETGGGIFNALPLLGSGPFLVINGDVWCDYDLSQAACPAGRLAHLVLVNNPEHHPEGDFCLDRGVVSEGEAGCFTFSGIGIYRAELFSDSEPGAFPLAPLLRRTMGRGLVSGELHVGSWIDVGTPERLAMLESRFRESQNES
- the rho gene encoding transcription termination factor Rho; its protein translation is MNLTELKKIPVAELTELARSMKLDNMARSRKQDLIFAILKSHAKKGEDIHGDGVLEILQDGFGFLRSADASYLAGPDDIYVSPSQIRRFSLRTGDTISGKIRPPKESERYFALLKVDEINYDKPENAKHKILFENFTPLFANQKFTLEKGNGSTEDITARTIELCAPIGKGQRGLIVSPPKAGKTMLMQNIAQSIGHNHPECYLIVLLIDERPEEVTEMARSVRGEVISSTFDEPAARHVQVADMVIEKAKRLVEHNKDVVILLDSITRLARAYNTVIPSSGKVLTGGVDANALHRPKRFFGAARNVEEGGSLTIIATALVETGSRMDDVIYEEFKGTGNMEIHLDRRIAEKRIFPAININRSGTRREDLLMKQDELQKMWILRKILHPMDELAAMEFLFDKLKVTKTNEEFFSSMRR
- the trxA gene encoding thioredoxin TrxA, with product MSEQIVHVTDDSFEAEVLQADQPVLVDYWAEWCGPCKMIAPVLDEIAGEYSDRVKIAKLNIDDNPNTPPRYGIRGIPTLMLFKDGEVEATKVGAVSKSQLIAFIDSNL
- the rhlB gene encoding ATP-dependent RNA helicase RhlB: MTEKHLTDIRFDSFDFPKELAQGVEDTGFSFCTPIQAETIPIALDGRDVAGQAQTGTGKTAAFLLATYHNLLTKPDSEGRKLNQPRALILAPTRELAIQIHKDAEVLGRHTGLKLGLVFGGTGYEQQRQQLQDGVDILIGTPGRMIDYFKQHVFNLKAAQVVVLDEADRMLDLGFIKDIRYLLRRCPDPVKRLGLLFSATLSYRVLELAYEHMNNPESVKIETEKVTADKVTQTCYMTANNEKISLLIGLLRKMDAHRSIIFVNTKRGCDLVWGFLEGNGFKAAVLSGDVPQKKRMSLLTQFQNGELAILVATDVAARGLHIPDVSHIFNFDLPEDAEDYVHRIGRTARAGASGDAISFACETHSFALPDIETYIGHRMPMQPVTDELLAEIDPKSRVIPDRPARDNRRGGGRPRQGGRGRSGGGNHRQRR